A portion of the Maniola hyperantus chromosome 24, iAphHyp1.2, whole genome shotgun sequence genome contains these proteins:
- the LOC117993387 gene encoding myrosinase 1-like encodes MKLIILIGLVASICNATPRHSKFPDDFLFGTATASYQIEGGWNADDKGENIWDRMTHTRPEVIKDGSNGDVAADTYTNYKRDVEMMRELGLDAYRFSLSWSRILPNGLTNKISEAGVAFYNNYIDEMLKYNITPMVTLYHWDLPQKLQDFGGFLNPDFPLWFESYAKVVYEKFGDRVKHWITFNEPREICFQGYGDVSKAPILNATDVGTYYCAKNLVLGHAKAYHAYNNLFKLSQGGVCGITISVNWVGPLTDSEEDQYAAEIRRQADWGLYAEPIFSEQGGFPKEFSEIVAKKSAEQGYPTSRLPELTDEEKDLVRGAADFFGVNHYTASLVSATEYKNDYPIPSLYADVDVGSYVPPEWLQAESAWLRLAPDSIYNALTHLHKKYNGPTFYITENGWSQALEEGYEDDSRIKYYRAALNSVLDTLHAGVDLRGYMAWSLMDNFEWMQGYTERFGLYEVDFSSEQRTRTPRKSAFVYKQIIRTREIDPYFEPDNRTMWIDEGH; translated from the exons ATGAAGCTGATTATACTCATAGG TTTGGTTGCTTCAATCTGCAATGCTACGCCGCGGCACTCGAAGTTTCCTGACGACTTCTTGTTCGGCACGGCAACCGCTTCATACCAGATAGAAGGAGGATGGAATGCTGATG ATAAGGGTGAAAATATCTGGGATCGTATGACCCACACACGCCCTGAAGTCATCAAAGACGGAAGCAATGGGGATGTTGCAGCAGATACATACACAAACTACAAACGCGATGTCGAAATGATGAGAGAGCTTGGTCTAGATGCTTACCGATTCTCACTGTCCTGGTCAAGAATTCTTCCAAACGGCCTGACCAACAAAATCAGCGAGGCGGGCGTTGCATTCTACAACAATTACATCGATGAAATGTTAAAATACAACATTACGCCAATGGTAACGCTGTACCATTGGGACTTGCCCCAAAAACTGCAGGATTTCGGTGGATTTTTGAACCCAGACTTTCCCCTTTGGTTCGAAAGCTATGCGAAGGTCGTTTATGAGAAATTTGGCGACCGAGTTAAGCACTGGATTACGTTCAACGAGCCGAGAGAAATCTGTTTCCAGGGTTATGGAGACGTGAGCAAAGCTCCAATATTGAACGCCACTGATGTTGGAACTTACTACTGCGCGAAAAATCTAGTCCTCGGTCATGCCAAGGCTTATCATGCTTATAATAACCTCTTCAAGCTAAGCCAGGGTGGCGTGTGTGGTATCACAATAAGTGTTAACTGGGTGGGACCTTTGACTGACTCAGAAGAAGACCAGTACGCTGCTGAAATTCGAAGACAAGCTGAT TGGGGTTTGTACGCTGAGCCTATTTTTTCTGAACAAGGAGGCTTCCCCAAGGAGTTCTCCGAGATAGTTGCAAAGAAGAGCGCTGAGCAGGGCTATCCCACATCCCGCTTGCCAGAACTGACTGACGAAGAGAAGGACCTAGTACGAGGAGCAGCGGATTTCTTTGGAGTGAACCATTATACTGCTTCTCTAGTATCAGCTACTGAGTATAAAAATGACTATCCCATACCTTCTTTGTATGCTGATGTGGATGTTGGCAGTTATGTGCCACCGGAGTGGCTTCAAGCGGAATCTGCTTGGTTGAGA CTAGCACCGGACAGCATTTACAACGCATTGACGCACCTGCACAAAAAGTACAATGGTCCTACATTCTACATAACAGAGAACGGCTGGTCACAAGCCTTGGAAGAAGGTTACGAAGACGACTCCAGAATCAAGTACTACAGGGCGGCTCTGAATAGCGTGTTGGACACCTTGCATGCTGGTGTAGACCTTCGAGGATATATGGCTTGGAGTTTGATGGACAATTTCGAGTGGATGCAGGGATATAC GGAACGTTTCGGTCTGTACGAAGTGGACTTCTCCAGTGAGCAGAGGACACGCACGCCGAGGAAGTCCGCGTTCGTGTACAAACAGATCATAAGGACGCGAGAGATAGACCCTTACTTCGAGCCCGACAATCGCACCATGTGGATCGATGAAGGACATTAA